The following DNA comes from Oligoflexia bacterium.
TTTACAATTCTTTATCCAAAGAGCATGTGAATAAAGGTGCAGAAATTATTGTTTGGCCTGAAGCTGCTGTGACCATGCTTTATGATCAGAGTTCATCTAAAAACAAATTCAATGCCGACTATTTAAATACCAGTTATTTATTGTTTGGTGCGCCGTCGTTCATCCATCGCGAGCATGAGAGATATTATCAAAACTCTGTGTTTGCCGTTAATCAAGAAAATACCCTTTTAACCAGGAGTGATAAGTTCCACTTGGTTCCTTTTGGTGAGTACATTCCTTTTCCCTTTAGCTTTATTGAAAAGCTTGTTCCAGCCGCAGCAGGTAGTTTTATTTCTGGATCTGAACAAAGCATGATCAAACTTCCACAAGCAACATTTGGTACGTTAATTTGCTATGAAAGTTTATTTGGTTATTTGTCGCGCAATATGGTGGCCCAAGGCGCTGATATTTTAATCAATTTAACCAATGACGCTTGGTTTAATAAAAGTTCAGGCCCCTATCAACATAAAGTATTTGCTCAGTTCAGAGCCATTGAAACTCGGCGCAGCTTGGTCAGAGCGGCCAATACTGGCATTTCTACTTGGTTTGATGCCAGTGGAATACAGCAGCAATCCATTGCTTTATTTGAACGTGGCAGTTTACAAGCTAGTATTCCCGTATATACAAGCCGCTCTTTTTATGTACGTTTTCCATACCTTGTGTCATCCATCATTATCTTTGCATCATTGATATTGTTGCTAAATATACAAAAAGCTCGTAAAGATGAACTGTGAACTTTTTAAATACATACCCTAAACGCTGGCTCATACTGCCTTGTTTGCTGGTAAGCAGTGTGGTCTTGTATGTTTTGCCACAAAGTTTTTGGTTGCGTTTTTATGTTTCTGTTTCGCAGATCAACAAGGACGCCGTTGATGAAGAACAAGTTTTAAAATTACAACAAATATTTTTACCTAAAAATACTCAATGTCAAAAAAGCTCTAACAATAATACTTACTTTTGCACACAATCTAGCCTAAAAAAATCTGAGCAACGTCAGTCTTATGCCCTGATTCAAAAAAATCAACGCCAAGGCTTTTTAAGCAAAGTAGCCTTCTCTGACTTATTAGAAAGTAAAATTAACCAAATCCAACAATTACGCCAAGACAATGTAGATCTTGAACTCAAGCTGATTGATTTGGATGAAAAACTTTCTGAAGAAGATAAAAAAGCAGTTTTAGATTGGCAAAGTAAACAGCAAGCCATAGAAAGTGAATTATCCTTCAATCAACAGCGCTTAAGATTTTTTCAAGATGCCATAACTCTAGCTCAAGAAAAAGAAAACAATGTAGAACTCTATGAAGAAAAATTAAAGGATATCAACACCAGTATTGCTGATCTTCAACTTGAAGCAAGCAGCCTTAATGCACAAAAAGAAAACTTTAACAGCAATCAAATTGCTTTTATTGCTGCCCAAAGCAAGTTGAACACTAACAACCAAGAACGTGAGAGCTTGCTTAAAAAAACCGCTTTTTTAGAGGACATTAACAACAGCTATAAAAATGAAAACTTTGTCCCAGATCCAGAAAAAATACAATGGGAAATTAGTCAACTGCGTTTAAAAACCCAACGCTTTAGCCTAGCAAAATTATTTTATGTCATCCCATTAACATTTTTATTGTTTGGCCTCTGCATTCATAGTCGGAATAGCTTGTTGCATTATCGCAATCAATACAATTTAAGCACTGATGAAATGGCACAAATCCTCAACGCATCTTTTTTGGGTGATTTAAACTCTTTTTTTTCAAAAAATACTGATAAGTCAGTGTCTAATGATAGCTGAAAAACGTAAAGTTTCTTGTATTTAAGTTTGCATGCATGTTGACAATCAAGGCATTGACCCTCTAGTTTTTTTATAGGGGAAACCCCCTTCCCCCTCGCAAATGAAAAACGTCGTTTTCATTTGCTCTCCCCCTGCGGCCAAAACAATATAAAATTGCTTTGCCTCATCCATTAATGGTATGCATATCTCAACTTATGATTGAAAAACGTAAAGCTTCTCGTATTCCAGTTTCCATGCGTGTCGACTGTCAAGGTATTGACCCTATTGCTTTTGGTTATGCTCAAAATTTTTCTTTGCAAGGCATGGCTTTGGTTGTTCACTATCAAAATCACCATGATATCTCACCCAATGAATCTGTAGTCTTAAAGTTTATACTTCCAGGCAGTGCCACTGCTTTAAGTCTAAAAGCAAAAATAACCCGGATCAGTCAGGCCAGTGATAAAGAAACCCTGATTGGGGTCCAATTTTCTGATTTATCTGAGCTTGCGTTTAAAGAACTGAGCTTCTTTATGGCCACCCAAAGTACTTAAATTAAAGCAAGGTTTTAAACAAAACATAGCCGAGATAAAGCATAAGTACCGCCCGGACCAGCCATGAAAATTTTGACATTTTTAACTC
Coding sequences within:
- a CDS encoding PilZ domain-containing protein; translation: MIEKRKASRIPVSMRVDCQGIDPIAFGYAQNFSLQGMALVVHYQNHHDISPNESVVLKFILPGSATALSLKAKITRISQASDKETLIGVQFSDLSELAFKELSFFMATQST